One segment of Odontesthes bonariensis isolate fOdoBon6 chromosome 1, fOdoBon6.hap1, whole genome shotgun sequence DNA contains the following:
- the pcdh20 gene encoding protocadherin-20, with protein MFNNRHNGLGKRGRIWGFCILLLCTIPPYCFANFSQAKQIIYKIKEGLPKGTFIGAIGVDLHLDFTVEPPFLFNLPQKKVSDQYVNLNNTTGELYTSATEIDRETLCPDNSEGQRCVLSLDVFVLPQQYFQLVKVKILIEDSNDNRPKFPTDEICMFVPENTPVNARYVVEQSAVDPDVGINGVQTYWLVNDFGMFTLDVEENEGGELTPYLIVIEALDREVQDEYVTDIIAEDGGTPPLLGAATLKIVITDVNDNCPQFKESQINVTIHGNTTKGAHLARLHAVDPDLGANAQISYAYSERVPRDTRSLFHLDKITGVIKLARKIDTSTATFYKLTILANGPGCIPAVATVTIHIIKVVTGPPAVIPRYIAPEKDGVLTIKESEPAFSPIAFFTIKNIDLNQRVDCYLEGSGPFRLVPYQLFKNEYLLETTEPLDYEKTQDYELIVVANNTGGLVMKTFLKVHVLDENDNAPVFQQSLVEISIEENNSPNTFLAQLKASDQDSESRGEIVYLLGGDAPGIFLVDRVTGVLTVATSLDREEKEKYRFIVRAVDQGTPRRESIATVVVTVQDRNDNSPRFINKDFTFFVPENFPGYGEIGVLSVTDADAGENGWVALSILNGSDIFMIDTGRGALRAKTSLDREQQGTYQLWIEAVDGGEPALSSVTMVTVLLLDVNDNPPIVLFPKSNQSYMLVLPNTTPGTSITEVYAVDKDAGMNAVIAYSIIKRKGGEPGSFTIDPETGNITLKRELSNRGLYSLLVKVTDHGQPEPLYSTVMVNFFVNETVSNESYIQSLLTREADIEVEEKPWYIGQMTDGPERYELFPCRPVLIALSVTCLGLFSLVVTLTSYMCCKRFKKIRKKRSEVEMPLKIKTDQAQTVNRKLRLISNI; from the exons AtgttcaacaacagacacaacGGCCTTGGCAAAAGAGGAAGAATATGG GGATTCTGTATCCTCTTGCTCTGCACCATCCCCCCTTACTGTTTTGCCAATTTCAGCCAAGCAAAACAGATCATCTATAAGATAAAAGAAGGATTACCAAAGGGGACTTTCATAGGGGCTATCGGAGTAGACTTACATTTGGATTTCACAGTTGAGCCCCCCTTTTTATTCAATCTCCCGCAAAAGAAGGTCAGTGATCAGTATGTGAACCTAAATAATACCACCGGGGAGCTTTACACATCTGCTACAGAGATTGACAGGGAGACCCTGTGTCCTGACAACTCAGAGGGACAGCGATGTGTCCTCTCACTGGATGTGTTTGTATTACCTCAGCAATACTTTCAGCTTGTCAAAGTTAAGATTTTAATTGAGGATTCGAACGACAACAGGCCAAAGTTTCCCACAGATGAGATCTGTATGTTCGTCCCAGAAAACACACCAGTCAATGCTCGTTACGTGGTGGAGCAGTCAGCAGTGGACCCTGATGTGGGTATTAATGGAGTCCAGACTTACTGGCTTGTTAACGACTTTGGAATGTTCACATTGGATGTCGAGGAGAATGAAGGCGGTGAGCTGACACCCTATCTCATTGTGATAGAGGCTTTGGACAGGGAGGTGCAGGATGAATATGTTACAGATATCATCGCGGAGGATGGAGGGACCCCTCCTCTACTTGGTGCAGCTACTTTGAAAATTGTCATCACAGACGTGAATGATAACTGCCCTCAATTCAAAGAGTCACAAATTAATGTCACTATTCATGGGAATACCACCAAAGGGGCACATTTGGCACGTCTGCATGCTGTTGACCCTGACCTTGGTGCTAATGCTCAGATCAGCTATGCTTACAGTGAACGTGTGCCAAGGGACACCAGGAGCTTGTTCCATTTGGACAAAATCACAGGGGTGATCAAACTAGCCAGGAAAATTGACACTAGCACAGCCACATTTTATAAGCTTACTATTCTGGCCAATGGACCTGGTTGTATCCCTGCTGTTGCTACTGTTACTATCCATATCATCAAAGTGGTtactggaccccctgcagtcaTACCCCGGTACATTGCACCTGAAAAAGACGGAGTGCTAACGATAAAAGAGTCTGAGCCAGCTTTCTCTCCAATCGCTTTCTTCACCATAAAAAACATTGATCTGAACCAAAGGGTGGACTGTTATTTGGAAGGGTCTGGTCCCTTCAGGCTTGTGCCCTACCAACTGTTCAAGAATGAATACCTTCTGGAAACTACAGAGCCCTTGGACTATGAGAAGACACAGGATTATGAGCTGATTGTGGTTGCTAACAATACTGGAGGGCTAGTCATGAAGACATTCCTTAAAGTGCACGTTTTGGATGAGAATGACAACGCACCTGTGTTTCAGCAGTCTTTGGTGGAAATATCAATTGAGGAAAACAATTCACCAAACACCTTTCTGGCCCAGCTCAAAGCTTCTGACCAGGATAGTGAAAGTCGAGGGGAGATCGTCTACCTCCTTGGAGGTGATGCCCCTGGGATTTTTCTGGTGGATCGTGTGACAGGTGTCCTGACTGTTGCCACATCACTTGACcgtgaagaaaaagagaaatatcgGTTCATCGTGAGAGCAGTAGATCAGGGGACACCCAGAAGGGAGTCAATAGCAACTGTGGTGGTGACTGTGCAAGATCGCAACGACAACAGTCCACGTTTCATCAATAAGGACTTTACTTTTTTTGTGCCTGAGAACTTTCCGGGTTATGGTGAGATCGGTGTTCTGTCTGTGACAGATGCTGATGCTGGAGAAAATGGATGGGTGGCCCTCTCCATCCTCAACGGCAGCGATATTTTCATGATAGACACAGGTCGAGGTGCACTGAGGGCCAAGACATCATTGGACCGCGAGCAACAAGGGACATACCAGCTGTGGATTGAAGCTGTGGATGGCGGGGAGCCTGCGCTTTCCTCTGTTACTATGGTGACTGTGCTGTTGTTGGATGTAAATGACAACCCACCAATTGTCCTCTTCCCTAAGTCCAATCAGTCTTACATGCTAGTGCTACCAAATACGACACCTGGAACATCAATCACAGAGGTGTATGCTGTGGATAAAGATGCAGGCATGAATGCTGTGATTGCCTATAGTATCATTAAAAGGAAAGGTGGTGAGCCGGGGTCATTTACCATCGACCCTGAAACAGGAAATATCACATTGAAGAGGGAGCTCAGCAACAGGGGCCTCTACAGCCTTCTAGTGAAGGTCACTGATCATGGTCAACCTGAACCACTTTATTCAACAGTCATGGTTAACTTTTTTGTCAATGAAACAGTGAGTAATGAGAGTTACATCCAAAGTCTCCTGACCAGAGAGGCTGACATAGAGGTGGAGGAGAAGCCCTGGTACATTGGCCAGATGACAGATGGGCCTGAGAGGTATGAGCTGTTCCCCTGCCGGCCTGTCCTCATTGCTCTTTCAGTGACATGTCTGGGGCTTTTCTCTCTTGTTGTCACACTGACATCTTACATGTGCTGCAAGAGGTTTAAAAAGATCAGGAAGAAAAGATCAGAAGTGGAAATGcctttgaaaataaaaactgacCAAGCACAGACTGTGAACAGAAAACTCAGGCTGATCTCAAATATCTGA
- the tdrd3 gene encoding tudor domain-containing protein 3 isoform X2, whose amino-acid sequence MTDLADSLTKEGWYLSDEGIAELKGSAEKITHGDIIRIALDSDLRPIGRKCLPSDINSGRTEKLEGPCVLQVQKVRNISAPKDHEESQGAPRMLRLQMTDGHTACVGIEFKHLSKISLNTPPGTKVKLLGTVQVKNGFLLLDDSKISVLGGEVDHMVEKWQLQRSLAKHSRSNIGAEGGPPPFMPFGQKSGRNDEADCRDLDQRKTLQALQNVAKNPDENDEFEKQRTAAIAEVAKAKEGPRTFGGGGNAGSNLSNAGSSSRSRDSYHQRRREDKVERTHSRQEGNYRELVDERALRDIMEMGFNREAARQALMDNNNNLEVALNCLLTGSSCSRAGSVVAESNKPPPKARGRGRGRSRNEDEEEGAGGRPSGPSTLFDFLESKMGVFSIDDPKSQAPQRYQDDKANFSKSNYYTKDTSQTKFSSHNDHRQQRNDKPPRFNRDTDFPKPGQEPASNYTSSQTSAHGQQWKGQERWSRGPSDRAQNDRREMRDEQTVPSAITATLAHSKEPQQQMEFSGPYHQRYRNEDNGGNMSGPSHRRGGRDNGPSSKQNNSAGSEVDGHANNKRTERNEEANNSTRKGKADRPNSDHFDRQRDSGPLVFRGGNSGTPQEVGLSQGSRTVTGNPSHFQNGGLEYKRTGPIKPPNSSYPSKRDQAPKKNTPNNPGPKRRPGQGKGQGPRGPEKSHVTEHSWKPGDQCLALYWEDSKFYHARIDAVHPSGSTAVVVFSDYGNCEEVLLHNIKPVAADVL is encoded by the exons AGTGACCTGAGGCCTATCGGGAGAAAATGTCTACCATCTGATATCAATAGTGGAAGAACCGAGAAG TTGGAGGGCCCATGTGTCCTCCAGGTGCAGAAGGTGAGAAACATCTCAGCCCCAAAGGACCACGAGGAGTCCCAGGGTGCGCCGCGAATGCTGCGCCTACAAATGACAGATGGCCACACCGCCTGTGTTGGAATAGAGTTTAAACATCTGTCTAAAATCAG TCTCAATACCCCCCCCGGAACAAAGGTGAAGCTTCTTGGTACTGTCCAGGTTAAAAATGGGTTTTTGCTGCTCGACGACTCAAAGATTTCTGTCCTTGGTGGAGAAGTCGATCATATGGTGGAGAAATGGCAGTTACAAAGG AGTCTGGCCAAACACAGCAGGAGTAACATTGGAGCAGAAGGTGGACCTCCTCCCTTTATGCCATTTGGTCAG AAGAGTGGAAGGAATGATGAAGCAGACTGCAGAGACCTAGACCAGAGGAAGACCCTTCAGGCCCTTCAGAATGTGGCCAAGAACCCTGATGAGAATGATGAGTTTGAAAAGCAGCGGACAGCAGCTATTGCCGAGGTGGCCAAGGCCAAAGAG GGCCCCCGCACATTTGGCGGCGGTGGAAACGCGGGAAGTAATTTATCCAATGCGGGTTCCTCTTCCCGAAGCCGAGACTCCTATCATCAgaggagaagagaagacaaggttgaaagaacacatagCAGACAAGAGGGAAACTACCGAGAGCTG GTGGATGAACGTGCTCTGAGGGACATCATGGAGATGGGCTTTAACAGAGAGGCTGCTCGACAAGCTCTAATGGATAATAACAACAACCTTGAAGTGGCACTAAACTGCCTACTGACTGGATCTTCTTGTAGCAGAGCTGGCTCTGTGGTAGCTGAATCTAACAAGCCGCCACCCAAAG CCAGAGGAAGGGGAAGAGGAAGGTCCAGAaatgaagatgaggaggagggagCAGGGGGAAGACCGTCTGGACCAAGCACTCTCTTTGACTTTCTGGAATCCAAGATGGGAGTTTTCTCCATTGATG ATCCAAAGAGCCAGGCACCACAGAGATACCAAGATGACAAAGCAAATTTCTCCAAATCAAACTATTACACCAAAGACACATCTCAGACCAAGTTCTCCTCGCATAATGATCACAGGCAACAAAGGAATGACAAACCGCCTCGCTTTAACAGGGACACAGATTTTCCTAAACCTGGCCAAGAGCCCGCTTCGAACTACACAAGCTCCCAAACATCAGCTCATGGCCAGCAGTGGAAGGGCCAGGAGAGATGGTCGCGAGGCCCATCAGACCGAGCGCAAAATGACAGAAGAGAAATGAGAGATGAACAGACTGTTCCCTCCGCCATCACGGCCACTCTCGCCCATTCAAAAGAACCCCAGCAGCAGATGGAATTTAGTGGACCTTACCATCAACGGTACCGAAATGAAGACAACGGTGGGAATATGTCAGGACCATCTCACAGGAGAGGGGGGAGAGATAACGGGCCCTCGTCTAAACAGAACAATTCTGCAGGAAGCGAAGTGGATGGACATGCAAATAATAAGCGCACAGAAAGAAATGAAGAAGCCAATAACAGTACGAGGAAGGGGAAGGCTGACCGGCCAAACTCGGATCACTTTGATAGACAAAGGGATAGTGGGCCGTTGGTATTCAGAGGAGGAAACTCAGGGACTCCCCAAGAGGTAGGATTATCACAGGGCTCTCGAACAGTGACAGGGAATCCTTCACATTTCCAGAATGGAGGGTTGGAATATAAAAGAACTGGGCCCATCAAACCACCCAACTCATCCTATCCTTCTAAAAGGGACCAGGCACCCAAGAAAAACACCCCTAATAACCCGGGGCCTAAAAGACGTCCAGGGCAAGGCAAAGGTCAAGGTCCTCGAGGACCAGAGAAAAGTCACGTCACTGAACACAGCTGGAAGCCAGGGGACCAGTGCCTGGCACTTTACTGGGAAGACAGCAAG TTCTATCATGCCAGAATAGATGCCGTTCATCCGTCGGGCTCTACGGCGGTGGTTGTATTTAGTGATTACGGAAACTGTGAAGAGGTCCTCCTGCACAACATCAAGCCTGTTGCTGCTGATGTGTTG TGA
- the tdrd3 gene encoding tudor domain-containing protein 3 isoform X1 produces MTDLADSLTKEGWYLSDEGIAELKGSAEKITHGDIIRIALDSDLRPIGRKCLPSDINSGRTEKLEGPCVLQVQKVRNISAPKDHEESQGAPRMLRLQMTDGHTACVGIEFKHLSKISLNTPPGTKVKLLGTVQVKNGFLLLDDSKISVLGGEVDHMVEKWQLQRSLAKHSRSNIGAEGGPPPFMPFGQKSGRNDEADCRDLDQRKTLQALQNVAKNPDENDEFEKQRTAAIAEVAKAKEGPRTFGGGGNAGSNLSNAGSSSRSRDSYHQRRREDKVERTHSRQEGNYRELVDERALRDIMEMGFNREAARQALMDNNNNLEVALNCLLTGSSCSRAGSVVAESNKPPPKARGRGRGRSRNEDEEEGAGGRPSGPSTLFDFLESKMGVFSIDDPKSQAPQRYQDDKANFSKSNYYTKDTSQTKFSSHNDHRQQRNDKPPRFNRDTDFPKPGQEPASNYTSSQTSAHGQQWKGQERWSRGPSDRAQNDRREMRDEQTVPSAITATLAHSKEPQQQMEFSGPYHQRYRNEDNGGNMSGPSHRRGGRDNGPSSKQNNSAGSEVDGHANNKRTERNEEANNSTRKGKADRPNSDHFDRQRDSGPLVFRGGNSGTPQEVGLSQGSRTVTGNPSHFQNGGLEYKRTGPIKPPNSSYPSKRDQAPKKNTPNNPGPKRRPGQGKGQGPRGPEKSHVTEHSWKPGDQCLALYWEDSKFYHARIDAVHPSGSTAVVVFSDYGNCEEVLLHNIKPVAADVLEEDDGYYDSSLEFRRGGDGQPRRTRPTQQYYQPPRARD; encoded by the exons AGTGACCTGAGGCCTATCGGGAGAAAATGTCTACCATCTGATATCAATAGTGGAAGAACCGAGAAG TTGGAGGGCCCATGTGTCCTCCAGGTGCAGAAGGTGAGAAACATCTCAGCCCCAAAGGACCACGAGGAGTCCCAGGGTGCGCCGCGAATGCTGCGCCTACAAATGACAGATGGCCACACCGCCTGTGTTGGAATAGAGTTTAAACATCTGTCTAAAATCAG TCTCAATACCCCCCCCGGAACAAAGGTGAAGCTTCTTGGTACTGTCCAGGTTAAAAATGGGTTTTTGCTGCTCGACGACTCAAAGATTTCTGTCCTTGGTGGAGAAGTCGATCATATGGTGGAGAAATGGCAGTTACAAAGG AGTCTGGCCAAACACAGCAGGAGTAACATTGGAGCAGAAGGTGGACCTCCTCCCTTTATGCCATTTGGTCAG AAGAGTGGAAGGAATGATGAAGCAGACTGCAGAGACCTAGACCAGAGGAAGACCCTTCAGGCCCTTCAGAATGTGGCCAAGAACCCTGATGAGAATGATGAGTTTGAAAAGCAGCGGACAGCAGCTATTGCCGAGGTGGCCAAGGCCAAAGAG GGCCCCCGCACATTTGGCGGCGGTGGAAACGCGGGAAGTAATTTATCCAATGCGGGTTCCTCTTCCCGAAGCCGAGACTCCTATCATCAgaggagaagagaagacaaggttgaaagaacacatagCAGACAAGAGGGAAACTACCGAGAGCTG GTGGATGAACGTGCTCTGAGGGACATCATGGAGATGGGCTTTAACAGAGAGGCTGCTCGACAAGCTCTAATGGATAATAACAACAACCTTGAAGTGGCACTAAACTGCCTACTGACTGGATCTTCTTGTAGCAGAGCTGGCTCTGTGGTAGCTGAATCTAACAAGCCGCCACCCAAAG CCAGAGGAAGGGGAAGAGGAAGGTCCAGAaatgaagatgaggaggagggagCAGGGGGAAGACCGTCTGGACCAAGCACTCTCTTTGACTTTCTGGAATCCAAGATGGGAGTTTTCTCCATTGATG ATCCAAAGAGCCAGGCACCACAGAGATACCAAGATGACAAAGCAAATTTCTCCAAATCAAACTATTACACCAAAGACACATCTCAGACCAAGTTCTCCTCGCATAATGATCACAGGCAACAAAGGAATGACAAACCGCCTCGCTTTAACAGGGACACAGATTTTCCTAAACCTGGCCAAGAGCCCGCTTCGAACTACACAAGCTCCCAAACATCAGCTCATGGCCAGCAGTGGAAGGGCCAGGAGAGATGGTCGCGAGGCCCATCAGACCGAGCGCAAAATGACAGAAGAGAAATGAGAGATGAACAGACTGTTCCCTCCGCCATCACGGCCACTCTCGCCCATTCAAAAGAACCCCAGCAGCAGATGGAATTTAGTGGACCTTACCATCAACGGTACCGAAATGAAGACAACGGTGGGAATATGTCAGGACCATCTCACAGGAGAGGGGGGAGAGATAACGGGCCCTCGTCTAAACAGAACAATTCTGCAGGAAGCGAAGTGGATGGACATGCAAATAATAAGCGCACAGAAAGAAATGAAGAAGCCAATAACAGTACGAGGAAGGGGAAGGCTGACCGGCCAAACTCGGATCACTTTGATAGACAAAGGGATAGTGGGCCGTTGGTATTCAGAGGAGGAAACTCAGGGACTCCCCAAGAGGTAGGATTATCACAGGGCTCTCGAACAGTGACAGGGAATCCTTCACATTTCCAGAATGGAGGGTTGGAATATAAAAGAACTGGGCCCATCAAACCACCCAACTCATCCTATCCTTCTAAAAGGGACCAGGCACCCAAGAAAAACACCCCTAATAACCCGGGGCCTAAAAGACGTCCAGGGCAAGGCAAAGGTCAAGGTCCTCGAGGACCAGAGAAAAGTCACGTCACTGAACACAGCTGGAAGCCAGGGGACCAGTGCCTGGCACTTTACTGGGAAGACAGCAAG TTCTATCATGCCAGAATAGATGCCGTTCATCCGTCGGGCTCTACGGCGGTGGTTGTATTTAGTGATTACGGAAACTGTGAAGAGGTCCTCCTGCACAACATCAAGCCTGTTGCTGCTGATGTGTTG GAAGAGGATGATGGCTACTATGATAGTTCACTAGAGTTTCGCCGGGGGGGAGATGGGCAGCCAAGACGCACAAGACCCACGCAACAGTACTACCAGCCACCCAGGGCGCGTGATTGA